In Colletotrichum destructivum chromosome 1, complete sequence, the sequence GAGGTTAGATGATACATCATCCACGAGGGCCAGCTCACAACGTCAGTTCTCTCCAGAAGCCTACCGTGTAGTCAACATCGAGAGGTTGGGGGTGCGAGTCGGTTTGCAATGGCTGACACGGCACGCTCTTCGGGCGCCATGTATTTGTCTCCCTTTCCGCACCACATCCCCTCTCAAACCCTCCAGAAATGTCGCACTGCGGATTCGTCATTGAAGAAGTCTCGGGTTCGTGCATCGGAAAGGAGCAACTACTCGGCAAAGGCCTGCGTCGATTGCCCCATGCCCtacgcggcggcggacacACACTCGACGAAAGGAAGTGAAGCCTTCGCGAACCATTGAGAGGGCTCTGCGTGCCACGGCCCCAAAATCCTCAGGCCGTACGTAGAAAACGTGTTGCATGGGCAGTTGCGCACGTACGCCGCGGTGGGCGGGTGCCCCAACCCTGGTAAAAGCAGCATATCGCTACGTTGTTAATTgagtgacgacggcggtgctCACATAAGGTCGAGAGATAAGATTGACGGGATGCAGAGCAGAGGCGTAGTGCTAGGGAGGGGGTCACTGCAGACAAGCCCAATTCAGCACTGACATCGGCACCATCTTTGTGTGAAGAGGATGGAGGGCGTAAGCAGCTTCCAGGCACAAGGCTTGGGTATTGCAGAAAAAGGCAGTCAAACTTGGAGAGAAGCATCGCGGGAGGGCTGAGAAAAGCCGGGGTCACACACATGCtgggggaagaagggcgtGTGCGTTGGTGTAGTAGCAGAGGACGCGGACAGAGAATGTTCCATTAGAAGAAGTGAAAGACGCGACGGTTTACAACCCGTAGGCCTCCaggctgctgttgctgatAGGTAGTGTTCTACCTATACAGTAACGACGATGATAACTGAAGGGGTGAGGGATATGCATGAAAGAGGCGGGTAGGAGagcatatatgagtgaggAAGTGAGGAGAGGGGCTATCGTTCAGAAGCAAGGGGTCAAGGTCCAGGGTCACTAactgggggggggtgagTATGTACGCTTGGGTGTGGTGCCCGTGAGAGAGGGATTGTGTCCGTGGTGGATCGTCTGGTCCTGTCGTAGTTATCCGCCGAGCAAAAGGTGGAAACAGTATCCGTAGAGAGTTTGAGACCGGAGGAATCTCCTGCGTCAGCCTGGTTAGCGCGTGAGTATCTTATACACACACTGCTTACTACGCATCTGTTCCGAAAGACTTTTAGTGCGGCTGCTAAGGAGCCAGAacatcggcgtcggtgagCCAAAGTAAATGAAGCCTTGCATACCACTAGTATACGACACACTGTCCAAATACAAggcttccctcccccccctgaCGGCGGTTCGTCATCTAGAATACCAAAGTCCTAGCAGCTGAGTGGCATTCACGGATATACTTTCTGCCTGTCGCACGTAATGAGTAGACAACGGACGATGGGATTGGAAAGGTGTTGAAAAGACTGCCAAACGCAGTTTCGTTCTCCGGTCACCCATCCGGCGACCCGTCCAGCTTGTCATTCGTCGCGTGTTGAGGTCTATGCCCGTGGTCGGTAGTCAGCAGTGGTCAATGCGACCGTCCGATCATCACCCGCTTCGGGCATGGAAGCTGTCGAAATGTTCCATGCCCGTTGGTAGTGCAATCGCACCAACGAGGTACAAAGACGAAAACAATATTCATCAGAAAACTCTGCGAACCACCTCATACTCTCTTCCTCTAGGTCTCGGCAGTAACATGTGTCATATCCCCGCCGCCTAACAACATGAGGAAATGGCATTCCCGTAGTCGCATGCATGCACCATGCAATGGCATGTTGTGTAGCGCAAAAACAGGGGACAGCAAACCAaccagcacacacacacacacacacacacacacatatacatACACATTTACATTGTACTCACCGGGCATTCTTACATACGCCGCTCTTGCGTGGGGTACTGGTGCTGCTCTTGTCGCGGCACCCACATCATCTCTCGACGATGTTTTCTTTTTTACTCTTTCTCTAAAGCTTGCTGACacctttttgtttttgttttttgctGCCTGTCATAGATTGGCGCACAGCCTGCCCTTCCGGCATTGGTAGGACTAGAAGCGAACAATACGCGAACCCCCCAGCCCAGCACAGCCAAGCGTACTTACATACGTTCTCGGGGGAGCCCTCGACTGTCATATCATGCCACCCCGTTGAGGAATCATACCCACCGCAGCATCTCATGGCACCAAGGCTTAAGCTGGCAGTAGCCGTCCTGATGTGTCCCGGTTCGCCGAAATTGCCATCTGGCTGTCGAAGGGGTGACGTCTCACTGCAACAAGTGGCACACTACGTGAGAACGATTTGCACAGGAAAGGATGCAGCTCGTGGAGTCCGACTCTCACCATCTCGACCTGGCTGCATGGTTCCTGTATGGCATAAACGCACGCGCAACAAGTCCTTGTGTGCCGGCAACAAGTGCCCAATTGCACCAAATTCCAAATTCGGGAGATCCCTTCGATTGACTGAACCATAGCTTCAGTGTGACTGCGGCGAAAGGTGAACACAGACAGCGCTGTTGCCGACGGCTGCAACTTCGGGCCAGGCAATATTCAGTCACCGTTTCGGGGTGTGTCTTAGCGTTGGGGTTTGGAAAGGCGAGATGGGTTAGGTGACTTGCTATTTTGGGCCGTTTCCAGCTGACGTAAGATGTCTCGGTGAAGAAAAGGTGAGGCAGGGTGTGGACAGGAGGGGATTGGTTGACTTGCCCGCAGATGCAAGCCAGCTCTTGGGGCCATTCTTAGAGAAGCCATCATAGCGATACCATGCATCGCTGGTCCATCCTGAGCGGTAATACCTAGGTAGCTCCACAACCTGGTTTGCGAGGCAGCCGAGAGGAAAACCTGGATCGCAGAAAGCATTGCGCGCTTTGGCTGACTTCGTCCGACGTTATGGTTCTTCACAGCCATGTCGGGAGCCAAACCTCGTACTCCTGGCCGAACTACAAATCCCTAAAGCCCCCTTGGTTGATCCGCGATTGTTGTAACGGCCATGAGGGACAACCTCCATATCGTTCATTCGCCGAGTCAGCAACCCACCACCAGCCAGCAAACGCTCCTTTCAGCCGCCATCGGAGGCGTTCTAGATGCCGCGTGCCAGTGCTCTTCTCGCAACAAGGGTCCCTAGATCGAAAAGCCAGGTAAGGGTGACCATGAAGGGAGCTGCTAAACGTCTTGTGGGGTGCTGCCTGCTGCCGAAATCCCCGCGAAGCTCCGACTGCATCAAATCCAGAGGGACGCGGTCATGACCCCGCGGTAAAGAGCACATTGACGTCTGGCAACATAAGTCTTCATATGTAGGTCGTCCATGGATTTGTCTGCGCCCGACCGCAGTCACTGGTCGGTCGGTCAGAAATGACAAGCTCCAATCGGTCTGGCTCCTCATGACCGGTGGAGCTGGAACGGTTTGGATGACCCTGTTGCGGCCGAAGATGCAGAATCACCCCAGATACAAATATCTTCATTAGGGCCTCGAAACGCCAGCGACAGCCTTGTGTTGTATTGAGACGTCAAGACAACCACCACAGCTGAAGTCGAGAGTTTGCCATCGATCAattgacggcggcgttggctTTGGCCTGCCTGTTATTGCTCCGGCGGGTGGCTCGCAAGAGAGATGACACAAACAGATCGCGGGCAAAGTACAGACCCTGATcagaccaccaccagccaAACAACTTCCAGTTATATTTGTCTTCGACTTTCGCTGAATCCGAATACGAGTCAACTACATTTGATTTTTCTTGCCGATACATTGGTCGACCGCGCCAGCAGGGTCCCGACCGCCCACACGAGTCCAACTtcgaaagagagagggggacAGGGGCCTAGGAAGTTCATTCTGCTGAATCATGCGATTCCCCAGGTGACGAACATCCCATCGCGACATTAACCTCGGACGACTCTCCACGCACAAACAAGATGAGCCTGCACATACCACCCCTACTATCTGCTGGAGCTGTTCGCTTCAGACATGGACAGATCAAATAAAAAATCGATCTGATCCAGGGTTTGGATTTCTGTGTTGCTTAAGCCTGTCCGGCCTTCACTTCAGCGATCCCAACTCTCTCTTTTGCATTCTTGCTTCGATCGTCATCACAGCGGTCCGCCACAGCTCGGTATCtaagcctcttgtcgaaaAGCCTCGACAACGTGGCATTATACCACGAGCTGTTTCTTGTCTTTGCAAGACACGATTCTCGGCGACTTTGCGCGACGGCATTGACTCACGAAACTGTTTTACGCGGCTCCCTCCAACCACCACTTCgatctctctttctctccacTGTCTTTCTGTCCCCCGTCCTCTCGGTCGTCGGACAACTCTCGAGGCCTGTTTCCGTTCTTAGTACAAGCCGCGATGGACGTCGTTCTGGAGGTGGTCGATACCTTCGTCGGCGACAGGCTCTATGCCGCTCTCCTGCCCGCTCATGCTGCGCCATACGAATTCACCCACCAGGCCGCCAATGCCACGGCGCAACCACTCTCGACATGGCAGTACAAGCCCTCAACACACGCGCTATACCTCGAGCCCTCCGAGGCGGCGTACATGAGCGCCTGGCCTAGAGATAACATATTTCGCCAGTCTATGTCCCTCTTTCTCATTACTTGGTATGCGTGTGTTTGGCCGTCCAGTCGGTCAGCCAGTCACTAACATCACATCTGCCCAGGATATTTGGAGTCCTCAACTACTTCGTTTTCGCGACCCTCTCGTACATCTTCATCTTTGACAAAAAGACCTTCAACCACCCCAAGTTCCTCAATAACCAGATCCGCCTCGAGATGAAGCAGGCCAACAAGGCCATGCCCGTTATGGCCGTCTGCACCGCCCTCACCTTTGTCGCCGAGGTACGCGGCTTCTCCAGGCTCTACGACGCCTCCGAGGATGGTCCAGGGCGCTGGTACGACTGGGCACAGTTCCCGCTCTTCATTCTCTTCACCGACCTGTGCATCTACTGGGTTCACCGCTGGCTGCACCTCCCCCTCGTCTACAAGCACCTCCACAAACCGCACCACAAGTGGATCATGCCCTCGCCATATGCCAGCCACGCCTTCCACCCTCTGGACGGCTTCGCCCAATCCGTCCCCTACCACGTCTATCCCATGTTGTTCCCCTTGAACAAACTGGCCTACGTGGCCCTGTTTGTCTTCATCAACTTCTGGACCATCCTCATCCACGATGGCGAGTACATCACCGACAAccccatcatcaacggctCCGCGTGCCATACCGCCCACCACCTGTACTTCAAGTAAGTTCCGAGCCTCGCCTCTCCGCTCCTCCTCTGCGATGGACTGGTGGGACGATGTGTTGATTCGGGGACCACAGTTACAACTACGGTCAGTTCACGACGCTCTGGGACCGTCTCGGGGGCAGCTACAGAGAGCCCGACCTCGCCTGGTTCAACAAAAGGACCAAGATGTCTCAGGAGACGTGGGAGTCCAATatgaaggagatggaggacatCCAGAAGAAAGTCGAGGGCAACGACGACCGCCAGTACGTCACCGCCGAAACGAAGAAAAGGAACTGAGCGCGGCGACGGTTGCCAGCGACCTGGTACGGACTTTTTGTGACAATACCTGCATCTTGTCACGCCTTTTGATTGTAACATAGATGTATATATAAACCGGTAcatggcgacgccgagcgaATAGGAGGTcggtcgtcgatggcgaacTGACTGAGAATGGATGATCTGGCGCATCCTCTCCGCAGCGAAGGAGACTAGAATGTAATGTCTAGTAACGTAGCCAGTCTTCCATGGGTTGTTTTGGTACAGATTGAAACGAAGTGCGAGACGGGACGAGGTACCTGTTAGAGTAGCGCTCCGAGTTGGTGCTAGGCGAACCACAACAAACTAGAAACCCAGTGACGCTGCCCTTGTCAGACGCTCTACCGAAGACAGGCGGGCCAGGATGAGAAGTAAATCGACTTTACTATTGAAATCTTGAATCACACGCGCTCTACGTGGACGAACTACGCCGCAAAAACGGCACCATTGGTGATGTGGAGCATCCTGCTCCATCTCTCCACCTCCAGATTCACACAAGCAGACCCTTACACATAAGAAAGCAACGCTTTAACGCCCGGTTTCTCCCAGGAACCCGCAGGATATCAGCAATAATGACAAAATAAGGAAAGTAGTCGGTGTCGGTATTGACATGTCGGAGTTCGGTCGCTGTAGCCCGGTGTGGTGCAGCCACCGAGGGATAGAGTATGGTAGTATAGTTTGGCGTCGTTTTTCTCAGCCAGGGGGAGGCAGATCTATCATCCCCCAGGTCCTTTCCTGACCCTTGCCCTAAACGTCAAGATGGGTGCATCGAGGCAGCTGATACGTGCGGCGCGCGATGCGTTCCTTCCGACCCATCCGGGCGGTCCCCTTCGCAACGGCTCTCCCAGCCTTGTTTAGCTGAACGTCACGGCCTTGGGATCCAGCGGCCGCCCGTCGGGCCCGATGCCGTTGGCCTTGAAACGCTGCTGCATGTAGGCCCtgcgggcgtcgtcgaactTCATGCGGCGCTTCTTCATGATCTTCAGAATCTCAGCCTTGGAccggtcgtcgaggccggcgcgggcaTCGCCCGACTCAACATTGCCGGCAAGGTCGAATGTGGAGCTAGAGAGGCCGGCTtccacgtcgccgacgaagcTGGACGGGAGGCTCGAGTAAATGTAGTCGCGCCCAGGGATGGggaggtcggcgaggtgTGGTAGCCAGTGGGCGCGAGTAAGGTAGAGCGCCGTAgcggtgacgaggaggaggaaggagacgGAGTAGAGTAGGTAGGACATCTTGGTGAGTCGAGTTTAAATCAGGTCCAAGTCGCTCGGTTCGTCGGTCACTTGGTCGATGGGGGGGCAACAGTTGTGGCCCTACTTGGTTTGATGCACTGGCCGGTCGGTTGGTGATGAGGTGGTACCCAGCTGTGTGCAGGTGACTGCTGAAGTGCAAAGTGGTCGCAatggaagacgaagagaagATAGGGTACAGGCTAGGAAACAAACAAAAGGTCGGCAACGAAGGCGAAACGGTCAGAGACTACCGTTCGTTGGACTTAAGCAATCATGTCGAGAGCTGCAGGCGGTCGGGCGTCGGTCGTGTTTGACTCTTTGCaggaaagggaagagaaggggtAAAGAAGGAGACGAAATGACGAATGCTGCCCCGTCGTATGGTTGTGGCGGCCGGGCTGCTGTTGCATTGCGTGTGCATTGCTCTTGGGCCCTTTTGGGGGTGCTTGGCTGTCTTGGGGCCTTGCCTGCAGCAGCGCCTGGCTGCCAGTGGGCACGCTGCGTGATTGTAATAAGGCGCAGGCCTCTCGGGAGGCCGGGGCTGCCAGCGGCCCCCGTGTTTCCGTCTGACCCTGCAGGCTCATCTAGCCTTAGGGAGGTGAGGCCCCACTCACCAAGGCCCTTCCTTACCGTTCCGTTGAGAAGCATACGTAAGGGCCGCGGGCGCAGAACCATTCACGGCATCGGGCGGCAAGGGAGGTCGCTGACGCGAAGCGTGCCGCCCGCCAACTTTGCGAGAAACAAACCTTTTGCATCACGTCAGCTGGCcctcacccactcactccATGGCATGGGCCACGAAGCTTTCTGGGTCTCGCCTGGTTGGGAACCGCAGCAAGACATAGGATTCCCCCACCATCCGGAATCCTCCAGATACCGGAGAAAGAGGGCCTCAACGGCGAGATGTCGTCGGCACTCTAAGGAACATCCGGAAGCCGCCTCTATTATTCTATCTCAAAGCCCCAGTTGTCGCCAAATTCCTCGGGGGTTACGCCGAACAGCCACCCACTACCGCGACGAATCATGCGTCCGCGTCACTAAAGTCAATCTGAATGATAACCCCCGAATTTCAGTTCTGCATAAAGGTGGGGTTGCGAGCACCCCAGAGCtgaccccccctcccccagtAGTCACTGATCTGATCTGGGAGACCTTGCAGCCGGGGTGGGTCGCCGCCCGCACTTTGAAACCCTACGTCCGGCCGGACAAACCTCCCGGTACAGGAGCCGAGTATCACCGGTCTGTCTAGATGACCACGCCGGAGCAGATTTAGGACATGGGCCCATCCTCAGCTTTTTCAAGGCCCGTCTATGAAGCAACTGGGTCGTCTCTCTTCCACGCACCTGGCATCAACGAACCACATGATCCACACGGGTTGTAGCGTGTTTCAGGCGCCTTGATCCAACTTATGTTGTACGGGCTTCAGCTACAGGCCAATGACTTGTAGCCATGAGAATGGATATGGCATGCGACATTGTTAAAGTCATGTGCCCCTGACGCTCAATGGAAGCACTTTTGGGCACAGCAATGTAAATTGGGCTAGCCGGGGACATGACAACCTTGTCTGGAGAATGCTATTCATCACTAACTCGTATCACTTATCAAGGATTGACTCGGCTATACGTTGGCTGTAATAGTTGATGGGCCTAGAGCCTAAATACATGAGACTGAGTTGCTGAGCAACGTGAGATATGTCAGTCTTGAACGGGTATCCACTCGCCAGAGAAACTATAGACTTCACCATCTCAAATCAGGTCTACGAGGCGCTTTGGATGTCCATGTAGCCCGAACTATCCTGAAAAATCGTAAATAACCTCTTCTAGCGAGTGTTGTGTCCGGTCGTGCCATGTGTGAGGCCGGGAAACGTTGCGCGATTGTTTTGAAGTGTCGTTGTGTCAGATTAAGGGCTTAGGCAGAAAATGCCTCCGACTTCGACTGACGCGATATCCGTTTTCTTCACTGAATAACTATGAAGGCTCGGGGTTATTTGGTTTTCGATTGGGAAACGACGTATGCATCCACAGCGAATCCTCTTTGCATGTTGGAGGGGGCAATTGTTGTCTCTCAACAACATGACGTAACCATGTGTATTTGATACTCATCGGGGGGATTCGTCGCACATGAACTTAGCTTTATTATACACTTGCACTATACGAGGACGGAAGTCTCTGCGCATATAAATCATTGCATGATGGATAGCATCGTCCCATGCAGCAAgtggttttcttcttcttttgctgTCTTGAACCAATGTTTTGCGAGATATCGTTTTCACCTTCGCCACAATTTACTTGACGACCGTTCCCTGGCTTTCAGATGTTGCGGCTGAGCATGAAAGCCATCTCGTTAATGGACGAGCATCATAACAGGCGACAAGACAATGGTAAACCTAGTCGGAACAATCATCTGTAGACCAGTACAAGCTGAAAGATGTCACGGTGATATAGGTCTTGCATAAATGGATCTACAAGCCTGAAGAGGGCAGGGATCGTTAGTTTTGCCTATTTACATTTACAGTAGCCGGTCCCATACCGTCATCTCGAGCCATGCCCGACTGCATAGTCCTGATATATGTCTTAACTCAACCTAAAGGCTCCAATTTGTCCGACATTTTAGTAACATAACCACATTGTGTCAAACTCATGAGACCAATAAATGCGTGAGATCTCCCGTGCAAGGATATCAATCGCATGAGGGATGCTACCTTTCCAGTCTGTCCTGTAGTCAAGGGTCCTACAGACAACTCGAAATGAAAAGTAGTATTACAGAAGGAACGCGCTGAGTTGCTTTGGATCAATCGCTCGGCTGCTAATACACGCCTCAAAAACTACGAGACATCGAAGAAAACACAATACAAGCAAGATTTGGATATGTCAAGCGTCGTCAAGTTGTCAATTCAGGGAGATGTCGTCTACACACGTAGGAATCGTTGAATGCACCGCCATCACCAGCCACACCCGTGCcggcccgtcgaggagggcttCTGTGCCCCGGAGGGGTCTCGGGTGTGGCGCTGCGATAAGATAAGTGGGAACCAAGGGCGCTAGTCCGCAAAACGAAAGCTAAGCGATAGCCCACACATTCAATTCCGGCCATTGAATTCGACCAAGACGCAGAAGGCAGTGAACAGAGATTCGTGAAGGTATTCATCAACCCATTCCGTGATCCCTCAAATCAGTCAAAATGGCCGCCACTCTGCCCAACGTTTCCTCGGACCTGATCTGGGAGGTCGTCCGTAAGTTgcacctcgacgtcctgcCGCGCGTGTAGCCTAGAGCACCagcgaaggagaagaaaaaaaaaacagaaGACAAACCGGCTTACCATTTCTCGTTTCCCCCGACACACAGGCAGCCAGAATGCGTTCCTGGTCAACCgcaacgacgccggcggTCTCCAGCTCTCCCGCGACCCCCTCAACCTGGTCAACAAGCACTCCCGCAAGGTATGTCCAAGAACAAACTGTTTGGAAAAGAAGTGGTGGGGATCATTGCAGTTTGGCTAACTATAGATACAGTACGCTGGTTTCGTCAACGACAAGGTACATTCATATACGAACTTCAATCTCCCCTCACGAGCTCGACAACCATCTTACCCGAACGAACGACGTGGCGATCTCGAACAGAAGTGACTGACAATGCGATACATAGGCCATTGGCGTTGTCCCCAACGAGAAGGGCGGTGTCAAGGTGATCAGCAAGAACCAGAAGAACGGCAACAAG encodes:
- a CDS encoding Putative fatty acid hydroxylase, which produces MDVVLEVVDTFVGDRLYAALLPAHAAPYEFTHQAANATAQPLSTWQYKPSTHALYLEPSEAAYMSAWPRDNIFRQSMSLFLITWIFGVLNYFVFATLSYIFIFDKKTFNHPKFLNNQIRLEMKQANKAMPVMAVCTALTFVAEVRGFSRLYDASEDGPGRWYDWAQFPLFILFTDLCIYWVHRWLHLPLVYKHLHKPHHKWIMPSPYASHAFHPLDGFAQSVPYHVYPMLFPLNKLAYVALFVFINFWTILIHDGEYITDNPIINGSACHTAHHLYFNYNYGQFTTLWDRLGGSYREPDLAWFNKRTKMSQETWESNMKEMEDIQKKVEGNDDRQYVTAETKKRN
- a CDS encoding Putative large ribosomal subunit protein eL28, whose protein sequence is MAATLPNVSSDLIWEVVRSQNAFLVNRNDAGGLQLSRDPLNLVNKHSRKYAGFVNDKAIGVVPNEKGGVKVISKNQKNGNKPAQGTTEVTYGGNKSARKTYSAVARQAAAGGYRADLREAAVQRVSAIRRSQRPVKATPEKKLRGPKAKKATETEA